The following are from one region of the Oenanthe melanoleuca isolate GR-GAL-2019-014 chromosome 23, OMel1.0, whole genome shotgun sequence genome:
- the PIGV gene encoding GPI mannosyltransferase 2 isoform X2 codes for MELWSRADPQLREVVCFSLRCRALALLLQAVFNLLIPDHAADAFSPPRLGAPGAWDALLERLLGGLARWDGEHFLFIAEHGYLLEHNCAFLPLFPLSLRLVAALLPLPLRPRSRLLLSAALLNAVLAALAAVALLGLGRAVLRDRRQAFLAALLFSLSPAGVFLAAAYSESTFACLAFSAMWRLEKGQDCLSGLLFSLAAAARANGLVNAGFVLYSRARRFALQLQGGSAPLLWKQLLSLASSAALMCAGIFLPFVLFQYYAYVRFCSPGTGLAQSVPKPLLQLARDKGYRVAGTTGAEPPWCSQRFPVVYSYIQDTYWNVGFLRYFELRQIPNFLLALPVTLLCSWAAWTYVSTNPRHCLTLGLERRKTEERGKARDGFCGPAAFVYVVHSTALLLFGFSCMHVQVLTRFLGSSSPILYWFPAYLLQEHEPLLQSTGTDNPKSGKPLLGKSASSCGKGTSDNPVVTLLLNWRSLTPLSKSILGFFLGYWLLGLILHCNFFPWT; via the exons ACCATGCTGCTGACGCCTTCTCCCCTCCTCGCCTGGGCGCTCCGGGCGCGTGGGACGCGCTGCTGGAGCGGCTGCTGGGCGGGCTGGCGCGCTGGGACGGCGAGCATTTCCTCTTCATCGCCGAGCACGGCTACCTGCTGGAGCACAACTGCGCCTTCCTGCCGCTCTTTCCGCTCAGCCTGCGCCTGGTGGCcgcgctgctgccgctgccgctgcggCCCCGCAGCCGCCTGCTGCTCTCGGCCGCGCTGCTGAACGCGGTGCTGGCGGCGCTGGCAGCAGTggcgctgctggggctgggccgggccgtGCTGCGGGACCGGCGCCAGGCCTTCCTGGCCGCGCTGCTCTTCTCCCTCAGCCCCGCCGGTGTGTTCCTGGCGGCCGCCTACTCGGAGAGCACCTTCGCCTGCCTGGCCTTCAGCGCCATGTGGCggctggagaaggggcaggACTGCCTCAGCGGGCTGCTCTTCTcgctggctgctgctgcccgtgCCAACGGGCTCGTCAACGCCGGCTTCGTCCTCTACTCCCGTGCCAGGCGCTTtgccctccagctgcaggggggATCAGCACCCTTGCTGTggaagcagctcctcagcctggcATCTTCAGCAGCCCTGATGTGTGCTgggatttttctgccttttgttttgtttcagtacTATGCCTACGTGAGgttctgcagccctggcacggGCCTGGCTCAGAGTGTTCCCAAGccgctgctgcagctggcacgGGACAAGGGCTATCGTGTGGCAGGCACGactggggctgagcccccctGGTGCTCCCAGCGCTTCCCTGTGGTCTATTCCTATATCCAGGACACTTACTGGAACGTGGGCTTTCTGAGGTACTTTGAGCTCAGACAGATCCCAAATTTCTTGCTTGCTCTGCCTGTCACCCTTCTGTGCTCGTGGGCTGCCTGGACCTACGTCAGCACAAACCCCCGGCACTGCCTGACTCTTGGTCTAGAGAGGAGGAAGACTGAAGAGAGGGGCAAGGCCAGAGATGGATTTTGTGGCCCTGCTGCCTTCGTGTACGTGGTGCACAGCAcggccctgctgctgtttgggtTCTCCTGCATGCACGTGCAG GTGCTGACCCGGTTCCTTGgctcctcctctcccatcctGTACTGGTTCCCAGCTTACCTGCTTCAGGAACACGAGCCTTtactgcagagcacagggactgATAACCCAAAATCTGGGAAGCCTCTTCTGGGTAAATCTGCCAGTTCTTGTGGGAAAGGGACCTCGGATAACCCTGTTGTAACCCTGCTGCTGAACTGGCGATCGCTTACCCCGCTCAGCAAGAGCATCCTGGGCTTCTTCCTAGGCTactggctgctggggctgatccTGCACTGCAACTTCTTCCCGTGGACGTAG
- the ZDHHC18 gene encoding palmitoyltransferase ZDHHC18 isoform X1: MKDCEYRQIPPGAAAAGPGPGGSLSPSPPPAGPGAAQRPRRKWEVFPGRNRFYCGGRLMLARHSGVFALTLGLILATSGLFFAFDCPFLASHLTLAIPIIAAILFFFVISCLLQTSFRDPGILPRATPSEAADLEKRIDSMGSSTYRPPARTMEVVINKYVVKLKYCYTCKMFRPPRTSHCSVCDNCVERFDHHCPWVGNCVGKRNYRYFYAFILSLSFLTAFIFACVVTHITLRSQRDGFLATLKTTPASVLELVICFFSVWSILGLSGFHTYLVASNLTTNEDIKGSWSNKRGSEFANPYSHKSILTNCCAVLCGPFHPSLIDRRGFIQPDVGTPSSPKSEIPSFGAKTDSSMEDACQDFAISCTA, encoded by the exons ATGAAGGACTGCGAGTATCGGCAGATCCCGCCCGGAGCAGCGGCCGCAGGCCCGGGCCCGGGCGGGTCGCTGTCGCCGTCGCCGCCGCCGGCGGGGCCCGGAGCGGCACAGCGGCCCCGCAGGAAGTGGGAGGTGTTCCCGGGCCGCAACCGCTTCTACTGCGGCGGCCGCCTGATGCTGGCGCGGCACAGCGGCGTCTTCGCCCTCACGCTCGGCCTCATCCTGGCCACCAGCGGCCTCTTCTTCGCCTTCGA CTGCCCCTTCCTTGCCAGTCACCTGACCCTGGCCATCCCCATCATCGCCGCCATCCTCTTCTTCTTTGTCatcagctgcctgctccagacAAGCTTCAGAGACCCAGGGATCCTGcccagagccacccccagtgAGGCTGCAGACCTGGAGAAGAGAATTG acaGCATGGGCAGCTCCACGTACCGTCCTCCAGCCCGCACCATGGAGGTGGTGATCAACAAGTACGTGGTGAAGCTCAAGTACTGCTACACCTGCAAGATGTTCCGGCCGCCGCGCACCTCGCACTGCAGCGTCTGCGACAACTGCGTGg AGAGATTCGATCACCACTGCCCCTGGGTGGGCAACTGCGTGGGCAAGCGCAACTACCGCTACTTCTACGCCttcatcctgtccctgtccttcctcACGGCCTTCATCTTCGCCTGCGTGGTCACCCACATCACCCTGC gCTCTCAGAGGGATGGGTTCCTGGCCACTCTGAAGACAACCCCTGCGAG tgtgctggagctggtgatttgttttttctcagtCTGGTCTATTTTGGGCCTCTCAGGTTTTCACACTTACTTAGTCGCCTCCAACCTGACGACGAATGAAGAT ATCAAAGGGTCCTGGTCAAACAAGAGGGGCTCGGAGTTTGCCAATCCCTACAGCCATAAAAGCATCCTCACCAActgctgtgcagtgctctgTGGGCCATTCCATCCCAG TTTGATAGACAGAAGAGGATTTATCCAGCCAGATGTGGGGACCCCCTCCAGTCCCAAGAGTGAAATCCCTTCCTTTGGAGCCAAAACTGACAGCAGCATG
- the ZDHHC18 gene encoding palmitoyltransferase ZDHHC18 isoform X4, with amino-acid sequence MKDCEYRQIPPGAAAAGPGPGGSLSPSPPPAGPGAAQRPRRKWEVFPGRNRFYCGGRLMLARHSGVFALTLGLILATSGLFFAFDCPFLASHLTLAIPIIAAILFFFVISCLLQTSFRDPGILPRATPSEAADLEKRIDSMGSSTYRPPARTMEVVINKYVVKLKYCYTCKMFRPPRTSHCSVCDNCVGSQRDGFLATLKTTPASVLELVICFFSVWSILGLSGFHTYLVASNLTTNEDIKGSWSNKRGSEFANPYSHKSILTNCCAVLCGPFHPSLIDRRGFIQPDVGTPSSPKSEIPSFGAKTDSSMEDACQDFAISCTA; translated from the exons ATGAAGGACTGCGAGTATCGGCAGATCCCGCCCGGAGCAGCGGCCGCAGGCCCGGGCCCGGGCGGGTCGCTGTCGCCGTCGCCGCCGCCGGCGGGGCCCGGAGCGGCACAGCGGCCCCGCAGGAAGTGGGAGGTGTTCCCGGGCCGCAACCGCTTCTACTGCGGCGGCCGCCTGATGCTGGCGCGGCACAGCGGCGTCTTCGCCCTCACGCTCGGCCTCATCCTGGCCACCAGCGGCCTCTTCTTCGCCTTCGA CTGCCCCTTCCTTGCCAGTCACCTGACCCTGGCCATCCCCATCATCGCCGCCATCCTCTTCTTCTTTGTCatcagctgcctgctccagacAAGCTTCAGAGACCCAGGGATCCTGcccagagccacccccagtgAGGCTGCAGACCTGGAGAAGAGAATTG acaGCATGGGCAGCTCCACGTACCGTCCTCCAGCCCGCACCATGGAGGTGGTGATCAACAAGTACGTGGTGAAGCTCAAGTACTGCTACACCTGCAAGATGTTCCGGCCGCCGCGCACCTCGCACTGCAGCGTCTGCGACAACTGCGTGg gCTCTCAGAGGGATGGGTTCCTGGCCACTCTGAAGACAACCCCTGCGAG tgtgctggagctggtgatttgttttttctcagtCTGGTCTATTTTGGGCCTCTCAGGTTTTCACACTTACTTAGTCGCCTCCAACCTGACGACGAATGAAGAT ATCAAAGGGTCCTGGTCAAACAAGAGGGGCTCGGAGTTTGCCAATCCCTACAGCCATAAAAGCATCCTCACCAActgctgtgcagtgctctgTGGGCCATTCCATCCCAG TTTGATAGACAGAAGAGGATTTATCCAGCCAGATGTGGGGACCCCCTCCAGTCCCAAGAGTGAAATCCCTTCCTTTGGAGCCAAAACTGACAGCAGCATG
- the ZDHHC18 gene encoding palmitoyltransferase ZDHHC18 isoform X3, protein MKDCEYRQIPPGAAAAGPGPGGSLSPSPPPAGPGAAQRPRRKWEVFPGRNRFYCGGRLMLARHSGVFALTLGLILATSGLFFAFDCLLQTSFRDPGILPRATPSEAADLEKRIDSMGSSTYRPPARTMEVVINKYVVKLKYCYTCKMFRPPRTSHCSVCDNCVERFDHHCPWVGNCVGKRNYRYFYAFILSLSFLTAFIFACVVTHITLRSQRDGFLATLKTTPASVLELVICFFSVWSILGLSGFHTYLVASNLTTNEDIKGSWSNKRGSEFANPYSHKSILTNCCAVLCGPFHPSLIDRRGFIQPDVGTPSSPKSEIPSFGAKTDSSMEDACQDFAISCTA, encoded by the exons ATGAAGGACTGCGAGTATCGGCAGATCCCGCCCGGAGCAGCGGCCGCAGGCCCGGGCCCGGGCGGGTCGCTGTCGCCGTCGCCGCCGCCGGCGGGGCCCGGAGCGGCACAGCGGCCCCGCAGGAAGTGGGAGGTGTTCCCGGGCCGCAACCGCTTCTACTGCGGCGGCCGCCTGATGCTGGCGCGGCACAGCGGCGTCTTCGCCCTCACGCTCGGCCTCATCCTGGCCACCAGCGGCCTCTTCTTCGCCTTCGA ctgcctgctccagacAAGCTTCAGAGACCCAGGGATCCTGcccagagccacccccagtgAGGCTGCAGACCTGGAGAAGAGAATTG acaGCATGGGCAGCTCCACGTACCGTCCTCCAGCCCGCACCATGGAGGTGGTGATCAACAAGTACGTGGTGAAGCTCAAGTACTGCTACACCTGCAAGATGTTCCGGCCGCCGCGCACCTCGCACTGCAGCGTCTGCGACAACTGCGTGg AGAGATTCGATCACCACTGCCCCTGGGTGGGCAACTGCGTGGGCAAGCGCAACTACCGCTACTTCTACGCCttcatcctgtccctgtccttcctcACGGCCTTCATCTTCGCCTGCGTGGTCACCCACATCACCCTGC gCTCTCAGAGGGATGGGTTCCTGGCCACTCTGAAGACAACCCCTGCGAG tgtgctggagctggtgatttgttttttctcagtCTGGTCTATTTTGGGCCTCTCAGGTTTTCACACTTACTTAGTCGCCTCCAACCTGACGACGAATGAAGAT ATCAAAGGGTCCTGGTCAAACAAGAGGGGCTCGGAGTTTGCCAATCCCTACAGCCATAAAAGCATCCTCACCAActgctgtgcagtgctctgTGGGCCATTCCATCCCAG TTTGATAGACAGAAGAGGATTTATCCAGCCAGATGTGGGGACCCCCTCCAGTCCCAAGAGTGAAATCCCTTCCTTTGGAGCCAAAACTGACAGCAGCATG
- the ZDHHC18 gene encoding palmitoyltransferase ZDHHC18 isoform X2, with protein MKDCEYRQIPPGAAAAGPGPGGSLSPSPPPAGPGAAQRPRRKWEVFPGRNRFYCGGRLMLARHSGVFALTLGLILATSGLFFAFDCPFLASHLTLAIPIIAAILFFFVISCLLQTSFRDPGILPRATPSEAADLEKRIDSMGSSTYRPPARTMEVVINKYVVKLKYCYTCKMFRPPRTSHCSVCDNCVERFDHHCPWVGNCVGKRNYRYFYAFILSLSFLTAFIFACVVTHITLRSQRDGFLATLKTTPASVLELVICFFSVWSILGLSGFHTYLVASNLTTNEDIKGSWSNKRGSEFANPYSHKSILTNCCAVLCGPFHPSLIDRRGFIQPDVGTPSSPKSEIPSFGAKTDSSMVGGIP; from the exons ATGAAGGACTGCGAGTATCGGCAGATCCCGCCCGGAGCAGCGGCCGCAGGCCCGGGCCCGGGCGGGTCGCTGTCGCCGTCGCCGCCGCCGGCGGGGCCCGGAGCGGCACAGCGGCCCCGCAGGAAGTGGGAGGTGTTCCCGGGCCGCAACCGCTTCTACTGCGGCGGCCGCCTGATGCTGGCGCGGCACAGCGGCGTCTTCGCCCTCACGCTCGGCCTCATCCTGGCCACCAGCGGCCTCTTCTTCGCCTTCGA CTGCCCCTTCCTTGCCAGTCACCTGACCCTGGCCATCCCCATCATCGCCGCCATCCTCTTCTTCTTTGTCatcagctgcctgctccagacAAGCTTCAGAGACCCAGGGATCCTGcccagagccacccccagtgAGGCTGCAGACCTGGAGAAGAGAATTG acaGCATGGGCAGCTCCACGTACCGTCCTCCAGCCCGCACCATGGAGGTGGTGATCAACAAGTACGTGGTGAAGCTCAAGTACTGCTACACCTGCAAGATGTTCCGGCCGCCGCGCACCTCGCACTGCAGCGTCTGCGACAACTGCGTGg AGAGATTCGATCACCACTGCCCCTGGGTGGGCAACTGCGTGGGCAAGCGCAACTACCGCTACTTCTACGCCttcatcctgtccctgtccttcctcACGGCCTTCATCTTCGCCTGCGTGGTCACCCACATCACCCTGC gCTCTCAGAGGGATGGGTTCCTGGCCACTCTGAAGACAACCCCTGCGAG tgtgctggagctggtgatttgttttttctcagtCTGGTCTATTTTGGGCCTCTCAGGTTTTCACACTTACTTAGTCGCCTCCAACCTGACGACGAATGAAGAT ATCAAAGGGTCCTGGTCAAACAAGAGGGGCTCGGAGTTTGCCAATCCCTACAGCCATAAAAGCATCCTCACCAActgctgtgcagtgctctgTGGGCCATTCCATCCCAG TTTGATAGACAGAAGAGGATTTATCCAGCCAGATGTGGGGACCCCCTCCAGTCCCAAGAGTGAAATCCCTTCCTTTGGAGCCAAAACTGACAGCAGCATGGTAGGAGGCATTCCCTAG